A window of the Brassica napus cultivar Da-Ae chromosome C5, Da-Ae, whole genome shotgun sequence genome harbors these coding sequences:
- the LOC106365589 gene encoding uncharacterized protein LOC106365589, which produces MEDIGLVKQGWKWLQSQKHLCSWVCAAMQCFGGKTEAFVERHWPLVCSGCGKLLGLLSLSFSYWKDCVLRGFQSSAKFGSAALLLIMWSCFLSLTSVSCLVYVLLGMGAAGAVVVYLGCTPGIFIVGLFGILIMWMYANFWITGTLFIVAGYLFSLNHARVVVLMATVYAIYSVNVRLGWPGVILSMNLAFLSNDVFIRLLQWCDSVSEKAQPEELKKPETVLEEEFTGEFEYPSPPPVEEVPEKKVHENKSANKPASPATVVSDLKEVSSVKVVSVEETGSADEMKRILDSLNHYEALGFPRHKKIDAAVLKKEYRKKAMLVHPDKNRGSPLASESFKKLQCAYEVLSDAVKRRDYDEQLKKEESRTRTVCQTSHASSHQNGPDYRSEESRRIHCTKCGNSHIWVCTNRSKAKARWCQDCGQYHQAKDGDGWVEHKGTLVFEKAHKIEIPRAFVCAESKIFDVSEWAICQGMACRPNTHRPSFHVNMVGLEKTTQRSNSSRFPWDLDVEMMDEDEEEFELWLQQAMASGLFCETSKRRKSWSPFKLTKKQSRRTST; this is translated from the exons ATGGAGGATATAGGATTGGTTAAGCAAGGTTGGAAGTGGTTACAGTCTCAGAAACATTTATGCTCGTGGGTTTGTGCTGCAATGCAATGTTTTGGGGGAAAGACTGAAGCTTTCGTAGAGCGTCACTGGCCACTAGTGTGCAGTGGATGCGGGAAGCTCTTAGGGCTGCTTAGTTTGTCGTTTTCTTACTGGAAAGACTGCGTTTTGAGGGGTTTCCAGTCCAGTGCCAAGTTCGGCTCAGCTGCTTTGCTCCTGATCATGTGGAGTTGCTTTCTCAGCCTGACTTCAGTATCTTGCTTGGTCTATGTCCTCCTCGGTATG GGAGCTGCTGGTGCTGTTGTTGTGTACTTAGGTTGCACTCCGGGGATCTTCATTGTAGGActatttgggattttgattatGTGGATGTACGCTAACTTTTGGATCACCGGAACATTATTCATAGTTGCAG GTTATTTGTTCTCCTTGAATCACGCAAGAGTTGTGGTTCTTATGGCCACGGTCTATGCGATTTACTCTGTCAATGTCAGACTTGGATGGCCTGGAGTTATTCTCTCGATGAATCTTGCCTTCTTGTCCAACGATGTATTCATTCGTCTTCTTCAGTGGTGCGATAGCGTtagtgagaaagcacagccggAGGAGCTGAAGAAGCCTGAAACCGTACTAGAGGAGGAGTTTACAGGAGAGTTTGAGTACCCTTCTCCTCCTCCTGTTGAAGAAGTACCAGAGAAGAAGGTTCACGAGAATAAGTCGGCTAATAAGCCAGCGTCCCCGGCAACTGTTGTTAGTGACTTGAAGGAGGTTTCTAGTGTTAAAGTAGTAAGTGTAGAAGAGACGGGTTCAGCTGATGAGATGAAAAGAATACTGGATAGTTTGAATCACTACGAAGCTTTGGGGTTCCCTCGGCATAAAAAGATTGATGCTGCGGTGCTTAAGAAGGAGTATAGAAAGAAG GCAATGCTGGTTCATCCGGATAAGAATAGGGGAAGTCCTTTGGCAAGTGAATCATTCAAGAAACTTCAATGTGCTTATGAG GTTCTCTCTGATGCTGTTAAGAGGAGAGATTACGATGAGCAGTTAAAGAAAGAAGAATCTAGGACCAGGACAGTCTGTCAGACATCACATGCTTCTTCGCATCAG aATGGTCCTGATTATCGATCAGAAGAGTCAAGGCGCATACATTGTACTAAGTGCGGTAATTCACACATTTGGGTATGTACCAACAGGAGTAAGGCAAAGGCCAGGTGGTGTCAG GATTGTGGTCAATATCATCAAGCCAAAGATGGTGACGGATGGGTTGAACACAAAGGGACTTTGGTATTTGAGAAAGCACATAAG ATTGAAATACCGCGAGCTTTTGTTTGTGCCGAGAGCAAGATCTTTGATGTCTCAGAATGGGCTATATGTCAG GGAATGGCGTGTAGACCAAACACACATAGACCAAGTTTCCATGTGAACATGGTTGGTTTGGAAAAGACAACGCAGAGATCAAACTCGAGCAGGTTCCCGTGGGATCTTGATGTGGAGATGATGGACGAGGATGAGGAAGAGTTTGAGTTATGGCTTCAACAAGCTATGGCTTCTGGTCTCTTCTGTGAGACCTCAAAACGCAGAAAAAGCTGGAGTCCTTTCAAGTTAACCAAGAAACAATCTCGAAGAACATCAACTTGA